A single window of Thalassoroseus pseudoceratinae DNA harbors:
- a CDS encoding TolC family protein, whose product MGHSVGVSANSEPTSLTPQQPTTSQAGDQRAERRPFALREAIQLALQNSNVIRTLAGDTVVSAPTTAYAPGIASQLVVVEEAEFDPTVEINASGRRYDEPTDTADPLRQSRGLVRDESDFVAKLAKRWTPGTVTSLSYEPPLGYLYRRDPSLNSFNPRIGAAVVAEARQPLLRGAGSEVNTAPIHIAQLQADQSAWDVKGEILAELRSIEETYWRLQAARVSADALDRMLPLLDEAVRIEKLLLQAERVTAAEVARVQLQRREFLQQRIRAGANIRESENLLRTLVGLPLNDGQQLIPVDQPDERYQPPTHDECLSLALSNRPDVLQRRLQVRVREIENDLARNQQRPQFDLTALYRLSGISDEYQDAFDQIGQAQYASWSAGFLFSVPLGNRAAKARRLAAEQQLAQERALLQQQVQNVSTELANILNDMAATWAEYEQSTKQVSEGEDWVQTARLRFNSPPPAGEQGGWLIVALNDYQLALRSNIEALTNSAQLLARYNALLARLHEAQGTLLDRRLVQLDRDPVVETQTHLNEWLHKPSPIGHSQPENSGPSSNLHADTPHHNGLQPTQAWSDSYR is encoded by the coding sequence GTGGGCCATTCTGTTGGCGTCTCGGCAAATTCCGAGCCGACGAGCCTAACCCCTCAACAGCCAACCACGAGTCAGGCCGGTGATCAACGGGCCGAACGACGCCCCTTTGCCCTGCGAGAGGCCATTCAACTCGCGCTGCAGAACTCGAATGTCATTCGGACACTCGCAGGCGACACGGTTGTGTCAGCCCCTACGACGGCTTATGCACCGGGAATCGCCAGCCAGCTCGTGGTCGTGGAAGAGGCCGAGTTTGATCCGACCGTTGAAATCAATGCGTCAGGGCGTCGTTACGATGAGCCGACCGATACTGCCGATCCATTGCGTCAGTCACGCGGTCTCGTTCGTGACGAAAGTGATTTTGTTGCCAAACTTGCCAAGCGATGGACGCCGGGCACTGTCACCAGCCTATCTTATGAACCTCCGTTGGGGTATCTCTACCGACGTGATCCTTCACTCAATAGTTTCAATCCAAGGATTGGTGCCGCTGTAGTCGCTGAAGCTCGCCAGCCGTTGCTGCGGGGCGCAGGATCGGAGGTCAACACCGCGCCAATCCATATCGCCCAGTTGCAGGCCGATCAATCAGCGTGGGATGTCAAGGGCGAAATACTGGCCGAATTGCGAAGCATTGAGGAGACTTACTGGCGACTACAAGCAGCTCGTGTTTCGGCGGATGCGCTTGATCGCATGCTTCCCCTGCTCGACGAAGCCGTGCGAATCGAAAAACTGTTGCTGCAAGCCGAGCGAGTTACCGCCGCAGAGGTGGCCCGGGTCCAACTGCAAAGGCGTGAATTCTTGCAGCAACGAATTCGTGCCGGTGCAAACATCCGGGAGAGCGAAAACTTACTACGGACATTGGTCGGATTGCCCTTGAATGACGGTCAACAACTGATTCCAGTTGATCAGCCCGATGAGCGGTATCAACCTCCCACGCACGACGAATGTCTTTCGTTGGCACTTTCAAATCGCCCTGATGTCCTGCAGCGGCGACTCCAAGTTCGTGTGCGTGAGATCGAGAACGATCTCGCTCGAAACCAACAGCGACCTCAATTTGATCTAACGGCGTTGTATCGACTCAGTGGAATCAGCGATGAATACCAAGATGCCTTTGACCAAATTGGTCAGGCGCAGTATGCGAGTTGGTCTGCCGGATTCTTGTTCTCCGTTCCATTGGGCAATCGTGCGGCCAAGGCGAGGCGTTTGGCCGCCGAACAGCAGTTAGCCCAGGAACGTGCATTGTTACAGCAACAGGTTCAGAATGTTTCTACGGAACTTGCGAACATCCTCAATGACATGGCTGCAACTTGGGCCGAGTACGAACAATCGACGAAGCAAGTCAGCGAAGGTGAAGATTGGGTCCAAACGGCACGCTTGCGTTTCAATTCGCCACCGCCCGCGGGAGAACAGGGAGGTTGGCTAATTGTCGCATTAAACGATTACCAACTCGCACTTCGAAGCAATATCGAAGCGTTGACGAATTCCGCTCAATTGCTAGCTCGATACAATGCTCTGCTGGCCCGACTGCATGAAGCTCAAGGAACTCTCCTCGATCGTCGACTTGTTCAACTCGATCGTGATCCAGTCGTCGAAACTCAGACACATCTGAATGAGTGGCTACACAAGCCGAGCCCTATTGGACATAGCCAGCCAGAGAACTCCGGTCCTTCTTCAAATCTGCACGCGGACACTCCGCATCACAATGGTCTGCAGCCAACACAAGCGTGGTCCGACTCATACCGATGA
- a CDS encoding helix-turn-helix domain-containing protein produces MSRDVRVRFGERLREVRTGHGISQERLAALAELHRTFVSLIERGERNVTLQTVEKLALALDVEMAELMPVQEQ; encoded by the coding sequence ATGAGCCGGGATGTCCGGGTTCGATTCGGTGAGCGATTGCGTGAAGTCCGCACGGGACACGGCATTTCCCAAGAGCGTTTGGCCGCCTTAGCGGAACTCCACCGGACGTTCGTCTCTTTGATTGAACGTGGTGAACGCAACGTTACTCTGCAAACGGTCGAAAAACTGGCTCTGGCACTCGATGTGGAAATGGCCGAATTGATGCCTGTTCAAGAGCAGTAA
- a CDS encoding transposase family protein, with amino-acid sequence MNDVLVTFSLSPLALAAACPDCGQETGYIHSRYTRTARDLPIQGRPVRLYLTVRRFFCRNADCLRRVFCEPIPQLLAKHAHSTTRLADAHRTIGLALGGEPGARLAGKQKRRLER; translated from the coding sequence ATGAATGATGTTCTTGTTACGTTTTCGTTGAGCCCTTTGGCTCTGGCCGCCGCTTGCCCCGACTGTGGTCAGGAAACCGGCTACATTCATAGTCGATACACTCGAACCGCCCGGGACCTACCAATTCAAGGTCGCCCGGTCCGGCTATACTTGACGGTTCGCCGCTTTTTCTGCCGGAACGCCGATTGTCTGCGTCGAGTTTTCTGCGAACCCATCCCGCAACTACTGGCCAAGCATGCTCATTCAACCACTCGGCTGGCGGATGCCCATCGCACGATTGGGCTAGCGCTGGGTGGTGAACCAGGGGCTCGTTTGGCTGGCAAGCAGAAGCGACGGCTTGAGCGTTAG
- a CDS encoding transposase: MATRGLFRQRINAAKPPRSRAPSTKALSFAVMTDPTRRTPTQQSQVNCLHKLSPGITEAVDLVETFAALIRKSSCLTWREWQAKAWDSPCSELRGFAEGLERDRNAVQAAFDEPWSSGPVEGHINRLKTIKRQMSGRAGLALLRARMIRAG; the protein is encoded by the coding sequence ATGGCGACTCGCGGCCTCTTCCGTCAGCGAATCAACGCAGCCAAACCTCCTCGGTCACGAGCTCCGTCCACCAAAGCTCTTTCGTTCGCCGTGATGACTGATCCCACTCGACGCACACCGACGCAGCAAAGCCAGGTGAATTGTCTGCACAAATTGAGTCCTGGAATCACCGAGGCGGTGGACCTTGTCGAAACATTCGCAGCCCTAATCCGCAAGTCATCTTGTTTGACTTGGCGGGAATGGCAAGCGAAAGCGTGGGACAGCCCATGTTCGGAACTGCGGGGATTTGCCGAAGGACTGGAACGTGACCGAAATGCGGTTCAGGCTGCGTTCGACGAGCCTTGGAGCAGTGGACCAGTCGAAGGGCACATTAACCGCTTGAAGACGATCAAGCGTCAAATGTCCGGCCGGGCCGGCTTGGCACTCCTCCGAGCCCGAATGATCCGTGCCGGATGA
- a CDS encoding helix-turn-helix domain-containing protein, protein MSTLPQDSHQAPEYLSPAEFARRSGLSEPTVRRYVKNGKLPSYQPGGHRCRISIPASALRATVPSAPASVSSPQAEQPKRIPGPRPSWTQLTPFAQSQGKSNAQAENE, encoded by the coding sequence ATGTCAACCTTGCCTCAAGATTCTCATCAAGCTCCGGAATATCTGTCTCCCGCCGAATTTGCCCGGCGTTCCGGTCTCTCTGAGCCGACCGTCAGGCGGTATGTCAAAAACGGTAAGTTGCCGAGTTACCAACCGGGCGGGCATCGCTGCCGGATTTCAATTCCCGCTAGTGCACTGCGGGCGACTGTACCTTCCGCCCCGGCTTCTGTTTCCTCACCGCAAGCCGAGCAGCCTAAACGGATCCCCGGCCCCCGGCCCAGTTGGACCCAATTGACCCCATTTGCTCAGTCACAAGGAAAATCAAATGCCCAAGCAGAGAACGAATGA